In Ignavibacteriales bacterium, a single window of DNA contains:
- a CDS encoding class I SAM-dependent methyltransferase: protein MNESNLLCPVCGNRNLGAKPFGYLFKNRWLNAVECKKCTIIFINPQPTNQEIASLYSKEYFEHDFRCGHTGSYFDESALASLGEDKLLVQFKKFKDKGTFLEIGCAGGAFLNTLREAGYSVQGVEYSSEATQFAKERFNLNIHTGDLLSAKFDDNMFDLVYMGDVLEHLPDPNATLGEIHRIMKQGGVLGIRCPMQTNTLYSRIGFMVYTLLRKRATVHLPPYHLFEYRAKSIKYLLNSHQFKIELLNQTIMPVADISLRGSALQKLMKKLFQYPNVFLTRTLKVFGDRIEIFASKEK, encoded by the coding sequence ATGAACGAAAGTAATTTACTATGCCCTGTTTGTGGTAACCGAAATTTAGGTGCAAAACCGTTCGGGTATCTCTTTAAAAATCGCTGGTTAAATGCTGTTGAATGTAAAAAATGTACAATAATTTTCATCAACCCTCAACCTACGAATCAGGAAATCGCTTCTTTATATTCCAAAGAATATTTTGAACACGATTTTCGCTGCGGTCATACCGGAAGTTATTTCGATGAATCTGCCCTTGCTTCGCTTGGCGAAGATAAATTGTTGGTTCAATTCAAGAAATTTAAAGATAAAGGGACGTTTTTAGAAATTGGATGTGCCGGTGGTGCTTTTTTAAACACACTTCGCGAAGCAGGATACTCGGTTCAGGGAGTCGAATATTCTTCTGAGGCAACTCAATTTGCGAAAGAAAGATTCAATCTAAATATTCACACCGGCGATCTTTTATCGGCGAAGTTTGACGACAACATGTTCGACCTGGTTTATATGGGAGATGTGCTTGAACATCTGCCTGATCCAAACGCTACTTTAGGTGAGATTCACAGAATAATGAAACAGGGCGGAGTTTTGGGAATTCGCTGTCCAATGCAAACGAATACACTGTATTCTCGTATTGGCTTCATGGTTTATACCTTGCTCAGGAAAAGGGCGACGGTGCATTTACCGCCGTATCATCTTTTTGAATACAGAGCTAAAAGCATAAAATATTTGTTGAATTCTCACCAATTCAAAATTGAATTGTTAAACCAGACCATAATGCCTGTGGCGGATATATCACTCCGCGGATCGGCATTGCAGAAGCTGATGAAAAAATTGTTTCAATATCCGAATGTATTCCTCACCCGCACGCTGAAAGTTTTCGGCGATAGAATTGAAATCTTCGCATCAAAGGAGAAATGA
- the wecB gene encoding UDP-N-acetylglucosamine 2-epimerase (non-hydrolyzing), with translation MKIAIVFGTRPEAIKMAPVVKEVEKRGLQPLVIVTAQHREMLDQKLDVFKIKPDYDLDIMKHNQDLFHVMSAVLDEIKPVLQKEKPDVLLVQGDTTTTFAASLAAFYLKIPVGHVEAGLRTWNKTNPFPEEMNRQITTRLTEYHFAPTPWAKQNLVREGINEENIFVTGNTVIDALLMIVDPNFEFKESPLNQIDYSGKKVILLTSHRRENFGEPMGRVFSACRYIVENNSDVEMIYPVHPNPNVRQKADEILAGVPRIHLIEPLDYRPFVQLMNKSYLILTDSGGVQEEAPSLGKPVLVLRTTTERPEAIDAGTSKLVGTDYQTIVTEAQKLLSDKKAYQDMSTKTNPYGDGKAAERIVNILLEKVK, from the coding sequence ATGAAAATCGCAATCGTGTTCGGGACTCGTCCAGAAGCCATAAAAATGGCTCCGGTAGTTAAGGAGGTTGAAAAACGCGGATTACAACCGCTCGTTATAGTTACCGCACAGCATCGTGAAATGCTCGATCAAAAATTAGATGTTTTTAAAATCAAACCGGATTATGATCTGGACATAATGAAACATAATCAAGACTTATTCCATGTAATGAGCGCTGTGTTGGATGAAATCAAACCGGTTCTTCAAAAAGAAAAACCTGATGTGCTATTGGTGCAAGGGGATACAACAACAACATTCGCGGCAAGTCTTGCCGCTTTTTATCTGAAAATTCCGGTCGGACATGTTGAGGCGGGGCTGAGAACTTGGAACAAGACAAATCCTTTCCCTGAGGAAATGAATCGACAGATTACCACACGCCTTACCGAATATCATTTTGCACCCACACCGTGGGCAAAACAAAATTTAGTGAGAGAAGGTATCAACGAGGAAAATATTTTTGTAACCGGTAACACAGTAATCGACGCATTGCTGATGATTGTTGATCCGAATTTTGAATTCAAAGAATCTCCACTGAATCAAATCGATTATTCCGGAAAGAAAGTAATTCTCCTAACATCGCACCGCCGTGAGAATTTCGGAGAACCGATGGGGCGGGTATTTTCAGCATGCCGATATATCGTTGAAAATAATTCAGACGTTGAGATGATCTATCCCGTTCATCCAAACCCGAATGTACGCCAAAAAGCTGATGAGATACTTGCCGGTGTCCCAAGAATTCATTTGATAGAGCCGTTGGATTATCGTCCATTCGTTCAATTGATGAATAAATCGTATCTGATTCTTACAGATTCGGGCGGGGTTCAGGAAGAAGCCCCCTCGCTCGGTAAACCGGTTTTAGTATTGCGAACTACAACTGAGAGACCTGAAGCAATCGATGCTGGAACCAGTAAACTTGTTGGAACGGATTATCAAACTATCGTGACCGAAGCGCAGAAATTACTCTCGGATAAGAAGGCATATCAAGATATGTCGACAAAAACAAATCCGTACGGAGATGGAAAAGCTGCTGAACGCATTGTGAATATCCTCCTCGAAAAGGTAAAATAG
- a CDS encoding glycosyltransferase family 2 protein has product MIHPPLVYIIVLTWNGKADTLECLQSLQKLSYSNYKIIVVDNASTDSTAEEVRHLYPSVEVIRNSSNLRFAGGNNIGIKTALNNKADYILLLNNDTIVAENFLSHLVEAAESDERIGMTGPKIYYHSDPKRIWYAGGVIDWWTGSTSHLGVREIDIGQFEKIKTTDYVTGCSMLVKKSVIEQIGVLDESYYIYGEDADWSLRAVRAGFKLLFVPQALVWHKVSVSTGGHFSWFKNWNKLKSQLRFLVRYAKPFHWFTIPFLMPLNILFTIYRSKQNDIQ; this is encoded by the coding sequence GTGATCCATCCACCGTTGGTATATATAATTGTTCTCACCTGGAACGGGAAAGCCGATACCCTTGAGTGTTTACAATCTCTTCAGAAACTATCTTATTCTAATTATAAGATTATTGTGGTTGACAACGCATCCACCGATAGTACCGCAGAAGAAGTTCGACATCTTTATCCGTCTGTTGAGGTTATCAGAAATTCATCGAACCTTAGGTTCGCAGGTGGCAATAACATCGGAATAAAAACTGCGCTTAATAATAAAGCTGATTATATTTTATTGTTGAATAACGACACGATAGTTGCAGAAAATTTTCTTTCTCACCTTGTAGAAGCTGCAGAATCAGATGAACGGATTGGAATGACGGGACCAAAAATATATTATCATTCCGATCCGAAACGGATCTGGTATGCTGGTGGTGTAATTGATTGGTGGACTGGATCAACATCTCATCTGGGAGTCCGGGAAATCGACATCGGACAATTCGAAAAAATAAAAACGACTGATTATGTCACAGGATGTAGTATGCTGGTTAAAAAGAGTGTAATCGAACAGATTGGCGTCCTGGATGAATCATATTATATTTATGGAGAGGATGCAGATTGGAGTTTAAGAGCCGTTCGCGCCGGATTCAAATTACTATTTGTACCTCAGGCATTAGTGTGGCATAAGGTATCGGTTAGCACCGGTGGTCATTTTTCGTGGTTTAAAAATTGGAACAAATTGAAAAGTCAGTTACGTTTTCTCGTTCGCTATGCAAAACCATTTCATTGGTTTACCATACCTTTCTTAATGCCTTTGAATATCTTGTTTACAATTTATAGATCGAAGCAAAACGATATCCAATAA
- the rfbC gene encoding dTDP-4-dehydrorhamnose 3,5-epimerase yields the protein MPFTILSKHLNGIVVLKTEIFKDDRGYFMEVFREDTFKALGIPSYFPQDNHSRSAKDVVRGLHFQWNPAMGKLMRVIVGTAFLVAVDIRKNSPTLGKWFGIEASAENKLQVWAPPGFARGFCVLSDVAELQYKCTGIYNPNGESNILWNDPDIGIDWPTKNPVLSQRDSTARTLAQWLTSSESDNFRY from the coding sequence ATGCCGTTCACTATTTTATCGAAACATTTAAATGGAATCGTTGTTCTTAAAACCGAAATTTTCAAGGATGATCGTGGATATTTTATGGAGGTGTTTCGTGAAGATACATTTAAGGCGTTAGGAATCCCATCTTATTTTCCGCAGGATAATCATTCACGGTCTGCAAAAGATGTTGTGCGAGGATTGCATTTTCAATGGAATCCCGCTATGGGGAAATTAATGCGCGTTATAGTCGGAACCGCATTTCTTGTCGCAGTCGATATAAGAAAAAATTCTCCAACACTTGGTAAATGGTTCGGTATCGAGGCATCGGCGGAAAATAAATTGCAGGTTTGGGCTCCTCCGGGTTTTGCACGCGGATTTTGTGTTCTTTCCGATGTCGCCGAACTACAATATAAATGTACCGGTATTTATAATCCGAACGGGGAATCTAACATACTTTGGAACGATCCGGATATTGGAATTGATTGGCCGACAAAAAATCCCGTACTTTCACAACGCGATTCAACAGCTCGAACTTTAGCTCAATGGCTCACTTCATCTGAATCTGATAATTTCAGGTATTGA
- a CDS encoding flippase: protein MATQTKKITLDTAAIFFGKVVGLIFGMMRLSYLAANLGVANFGILNFALYFCSLFQVLFDFGMSQLLTREIARDLSKSTGLVGRIIYLKIIVVLIAGLVVGLAGIVLHFDNQTNWAVLLTTVVFAINGISMIFLSAFQAHRKMTIVSVSNILNDLLLSVFVVLLIKASPYVITVLILSIIVALANMIFLYFKYSSTIGIPEYSIDKKIWRSFLNDSTPIAMNSLGASMYMFIGPTVLKYTRGDIEVGIYTAGYKLISILMMIPTAYSQVVYPIFSEFYTTAANKLSKALNDSLRIMLIIAFPVATGIIILAPKLFAIIFTTEFNPGIIVLQLGIISIIISYLNWVTATFLMAINRQTLLMFLSIIIGLATTAFSVVIVPKYGYIVLPLTMIGVEFLIFIVHRLYLQKISYGNLSIISIIKPFVAALLMGTLLVLLSGLNFFLIVLLGAVSYLIVLYFIGGFGEQEMELAAKLFRIPLQNKSVDSR from the coding sequence ATGGCAACGCAGACAAAAAAAATAACTCTTGATACAGCAGCGATATTTTTCGGAAAGGTTGTTGGCCTCATTTTCGGAATGATGCGATTAAGCTATCTCGCAGCAAATCTTGGAGTGGCAAATTTCGGTATTTTGAATTTTGCATTGTATTTTTGTTCACTCTTTCAAGTGCTATTCGATTTCGGCATGTCCCAGCTTCTTACCAGAGAAATTGCGCGTGACTTATCAAAAAGTACCGGTCTCGTTGGCAGAATAATCTATTTAAAGATTATTGTTGTTCTTATTGCTGGTTTGGTGGTTGGATTGGCTGGTATAGTTTTACATTTTGATAATCAAACTAACTGGGCAGTTCTTTTAACTACAGTCGTATTTGCCATTAACGGAATATCGATGATATTTTTAAGCGCTTTTCAAGCACACCGTAAAATGACCATTGTCTCGGTTTCAAATATTTTGAATGATTTGCTCTTATCGGTATTTGTAGTTCTTCTTATTAAAGCGAGTCCATATGTAATAACGGTATTGATTTTAAGTATTATCGTTGCTCTTGCAAACATGATTTTCTTGTATTTTAAGTATTCGAGTACGATCGGTATTCCCGAATATTCCATCGATAAAAAAATATGGAGAAGTTTCCTGAATGACAGCACACCAATCGCGATGAATTCACTTGGAGCCTCAATGTATATGTTTATAGGTCCTACAGTGCTAAAATATACGCGAGGTGATATCGAGGTCGGGATCTATACCGCGGGGTATAAATTGATTTCGATATTGATGATGATTCCAACGGCTTATTCACAGGTTGTTTATCCAATATTTTCAGAATTCTACACTACTGCAGCAAATAAATTATCAAAAGCTTTAAACGATTCTCTTCGTATTATGCTGATTATAGCTTTTCCTGTGGCGACCGGAATAATTATACTCGCACCTAAATTATTTGCCATTATATTCACCACTGAATTTAATCCAGGCATTATTGTTCTCCAATTGGGAATAATCTCGATTATCATTTCATATTTGAACTGGGTTACTGCAACATTTCTTATGGCAATTAACCGACAAACTTTATTAATGTTTTTATCAATAATTATTGGTTTGGCAACTACCGCGTTTTCCGTAGTCATAGTGCCCAAGTATGGTTACATCGTTTTGCCGTTAACGATGATTGGTGTTGAGTTCTTGATTTTTATTGTTCACCGTTTGTATCTTCAAAAAATATCTTATGGAAATTTATCGATCATCTCTATCATTAAACCGTTTGTCGCGGCACTATTAATGGGTACTCTCTTAGTCTTATTATCGGGATTGAATTTCTTTTTAATTGTTTTGTTAGGTGCTGTTTCCTATTTGATAGTTTTATATTTCATTGGTGGATTTGGAGAACAAGAAATGGAACTTGCGGCGAAATTATTCCGGATACCATTACAAAATAAATCCGTGGATAGCCGATGA
- a CDS encoding glycosyltransferase produces MKSIFLYSPYWGTFGGGEKYLLGIAEALSENPVHDATIVSSDASISKMQLEKFSHIDLSKVHFKHAARMSDVPEVVGDADCFIFQSNVRKIVTRARSHVQIIQIPYREITPLSVATKVCRGQIREGGKDILRLRLMSFARRQASVVLVYSQFVQDILKRNYDIESCILYPPIQDLYEPGISKKNIILSVGRFFKGLYNNKRYDVLTAAFRMLYDAGLHDWEYHLVGSASTDSDSREMIRQLEVDNKNYPVIFHVNESFDTMRRMYNEATIFWHGAGYGIDEERNPENAEHFGMTTVEAMSARCIPVVIAKGGQREIITHGMNGFLWDTIDDLMKLSTRIIHGEVDISVGERARNRFHDFVYPVFRKRVNEIITIENLKKRNINEII; encoded by the coding sequence ATGAAGAGTATTTTCCTATATTCACCATATTGGGGAACGTTTGGCGGAGGGGAGAAATATCTTCTCGGTATCGCTGAAGCGTTATCGGAGAATCCCGTGCATGATGCCACGATTGTTTCCTCGGATGCGTCGATCAGTAAGATGCAACTGGAAAAATTCTCTCATATCGATCTCTCAAAGGTACACTTTAAGCATGCAGCCAGAATGAGTGATGTTCCGGAAGTGGTTGGTGATGCCGACTGTTTTATATTTCAGTCGAATGTAAGAAAGATTGTCACAAGAGCGCGTTCACACGTCCAAATCATCCAAATCCCGTATAGGGAAATTACACCGCTTTCGGTCGCAACGAAAGTATGCCGGGGTCAGATACGAGAGGGCGGAAAAGATATTCTCCGGTTGCGGTTGATGTCGTTTGCCCGGAGACAGGCGTCTGTTGTGCTGGTATACTCTCAGTTTGTTCAAGATATCCTGAAGAGGAATTATGATATCGAGAGCTGTATTCTTTATCCACCCATTCAGGATTTGTATGAACCGGGTATATCCAAGAAAAATATTATCCTGAGTGTGGGACGATTCTTCAAAGGGTTGTATAATAATAAACGGTATGATGTGTTAACGGCTGCATTCCGAATGTTGTACGACGCCGGTCTACACGACTGGGAATATCATCTGGTCGGAAGTGCCTCAACTGATAGCGATTCGAGGGAGATGATTCGTCAATTGGAAGTAGATAATAAAAATTATCCGGTTATATTCCACGTCAATGAATCGTTTGATACAATGCGGCGGATGTATAATGAAGCAACGATATTCTGGCATGGCGCGGGGTACGGAATTGACGAGGAGCGGAATCCTGAAAACGCCGAACATTTCGGAATGACCACCGTTGAGGCAATGTCTGCGCGGTGTATTCCGGTCGTTATTGCAAAGGGAGGACAGCGGGAAATTATCACACATGGAATGAATGGATTTTTGTGGGATACAATTGATGATTTGATGAAATTATCGACCAGGATTATCCATGGGGAGGTTGACATCAGTGTAGGAGAACGTGCACGTAATCGCTTTCATGATTTTGTATACCCCGTGTTCAGAAAACGGGTGAATGAAATTATTACGATCGAGAATTTAAAAAAAAGGAATATCAATGAAATTATTTGA
- a CDS encoding methyltransferase domain-containing protein yields the protein MKLFDRGFKTKETLRDIPFAHEVIFSPDLNQRNRLKHYLKMIEKISEPCLDISDPNWIGEQISKQHNIKIENTLKSDFNDSIKTKSEKYETILCFEVLEHVMNPSHFLKEIHKLLTPSGVLYLSTPKLAVIPIYQTDAHFIEYKEHGLSRMFDYCGFKIVNSEIFSPFPAWWAVTGFRPFFRTAFHRIQLYKLVKV from the coding sequence ATGAAATTATTTGACAGAGGATTTAAGACTAAAGAAACACTCCGGGATATACCATTCGCACATGAAGTAATTTTTTCACCCGATCTAAATCAAAGGAACCGTTTAAAACACTATCTGAAAATGATAGAAAAAATTAGTGAACCATGTCTTGATATCAGCGATCCTAATTGGATAGGCGAACAAATTTCAAAACAACACAACATCAAAATCGAGAATACATTAAAATCTGATTTTAATGATTCTATCAAGACTAAAAGTGAAAAATACGAAACGATTCTATGTTTTGAAGTCTTGGAACATGTTATGAATCCGTCTCACTTTTTAAAAGAAATTCACAAATTGTTGACTCCCAGCGGTGTATTATATCTTTCGACGCCGAAACTCGCAGTTATCCCCATATATCAAACCGATGCTCACTTTATCGAATATAAAGAGCATGGTCTATCTCGAATGTTTGATTATTGCGGTTTCAAAATAGTAAACTCGGAGATATTCAGTCCATTTCCTGCTTGGTGGGCAGTAACAGGTTTTCGGCCTTTTTTCAGAACGGCTTTTCATAGAATTCAACTTTATAAACTTGTGAAGGTTTAA
- a CDS encoding T9SS type A sorting domain-containing protein has translation MNTIKIVDSGDSAKIYVNNELIHNVIISPDWRQDGYIEIGANGETDLTAFDDIVISGIINTSVKTIENTTPTTFRLQQNYPNPFNPITKIKYQIPEDTRVSFKIFNVLGEEIKTIVNEYQSAGYKEITFNGEDLPSGFYFYRLQTDKFTDVKKMLLVK, from the coding sequence ATGAATACAATAAAGATAGTTGACTCTGGTGATAGTGCAAAAATCTATGTCAACAATGAGCTCATTCATAACGTTATCATTTCACCTGATTGGAGACAGGATGGATACATAGAGATTGGTGCTAATGGAGAAACCGATTTAACTGCTTTTGATGATATAGTTATTTCCGGTATAATAAATACATCTGTAAAAACAATTGAGAACACAACCCCAACCACATTTCGTCTTCAACAAAACTATCCAAACCCGTTCAATCCAATAACAAAAATAAAATATCAAATACCGGAAGATACAAGGGTATCCTTTAAAATATTCAATGTTTTAGGTGAGGAGATTAAAACTATTGTTAATGAATATCAATCGGCAGGGTATAAAGAAATCACATTCAATGGAGAAGACCTGCCATCCGGTTTTTATTTTTATCGATTACAAACCGATAAATTTACCGATGTCAAAAAAATGTTATTGGTAAAATGA
- a CDS encoding YfhO family protein: MSTKSKLSSTKSSFNLKPTWFDNLSSVKKDIFSIAVLFVLLYILFFKIITSDMMFADSGDTASVRSWDKAMEHIRTTEKVDPFWIPYIFSGLPVASAMIFSRDLNYPEIILLFIGKPLFFGGEMSWFILHYFLMGIFTYFLARQLKFLHLPSLFAAITMMLNPYAIGLAQSGHGSKMMTLTFVPLVFLLAVSLFQRRDILSLGLLGAATGTMLLNKHPQIALYGLLLIGIYFLYESILDIKTQPVIVAKRFALFAAAMAIGFAIFTYQYFPTEQYKPHSIRGSLTYEYATSWSNHPLEMLTFIHPSFFGFSNNYITEIQGAEQALPLYWGWMPFVEGPVYVGIIPALLMVFAFIYKRNRLTWFLTIFTIFILFLSFGNHLGLIYNLFFDYLPYFNSLRAPAMILSLVSLTCGLIAAFGVSFLMELHQRGKEIDLEKINKNILKWIAIIGAVIVFSLVGKSFLQSFLSDFMFSKEGELREFIQQAGQQGALQYQTLLKEKRFDVFWGDMIKMFVLSGALLGLIYFYIKGRKSPTLAAAGMILLVTVDLAAVDVKFVNPRPRTSFEEPQADATVQYLNNDSSLYRIFPLGRDGSGQDLFQNNSFMYHQLSSIGGYSPAKIRIYQDLIESALYNGADPQFPINMNVVNMLNVKYLIAPGQLPANKFQMVNFDQTKKMLTYINPGCLPRAWFVDTAIVASSKNAVFLHLNSPDWNPHKTAILETALPSAILKSDSTRVSDIQYQSQKLSMKVFTAQSALLVVSEIYYPPGWKAFIDGNTVEIYKTNYVLRSLIIPAGEHTVEFRFDASIYETGLAITNAGWGISLLLVLVGLIQIPAIKKRIGLGKKIQITDNKSV; this comes from the coding sequence ATGTCAACCAAATCTAAATTATCAAGCACAAAAAGTTCGTTTAATTTAAAACCGACATGGTTCGATAATCTTTCTTCTGTGAAAAAAGATATATTCAGTATAGCTGTTCTTTTTGTACTGCTGTATATTCTTTTCTTCAAGATTATTACATCTGATATGATGTTCGCAGATTCTGGTGATACTGCTTCGGTCCGTAGCTGGGATAAGGCGATGGAACATATCAGAACTACAGAAAAAGTAGACCCGTTCTGGATACCGTACATCTTCAGTGGTTTGCCGGTTGCAAGCGCAATGATTTTTTCCCGCGATCTCAACTATCCCGAAATCATTTTACTATTTATTGGTAAACCTCTTTTCTTCGGTGGTGAGATGTCGTGGTTTATTCTTCACTATTTCCTAATGGGTATATTCACCTACTTCCTTGCGCGTCAATTGAAATTTCTCCACCTTCCATCCCTATTCGCTGCGATAACTATGATGCTGAATCCGTACGCAATCGGTTTGGCACAATCGGGACACGGATCTAAGATGATGACACTGACTTTCGTACCATTGGTGTTTCTTTTAGCTGTTTCGTTATTTCAGCGTAGAGATATCCTAAGTCTTGGTTTGCTCGGTGCTGCCACCGGTACAATGCTTCTGAATAAACATCCCCAGATTGCATTATACGGATTACTTTTAATTGGGATTTATTTTCTATACGAATCCATACTCGACATTAAAACACAACCAGTGATTGTTGCAAAAAGATTCGCCTTATTTGCAGCCGCTATGGCGATCGGTTTCGCGATATTCACGTATCAATATTTCCCCACCGAGCAGTACAAACCACATTCAATCCGAGGCAGTTTAACTTATGAATATGCCACAAGCTGGTCTAACCATCCGTTAGAGATGCTCACATTTATTCACCCGTCATTTTTCGGTTTCTCAAATAATTATATCACGGAGATCCAGGGGGCAGAGCAGGCTTTGCCGCTTTACTGGGGTTGGATGCCGTTTGTGGAAGGACCTGTTTATGTCGGCATTATACCTGCGTTGCTTATGGTGTTCGCGTTTATATATAAGCGAAACCGCCTCACATGGTTCTTGACAATTTTCACCATTTTCATTTTATTCCTATCGTTCGGAAATCATTTGGGTCTTATCTACAATCTATTTTTTGATTATCTACCTTACTTCAATTCGTTACGCGCGCCTGCCATGATTCTATCGCTGGTTTCACTGACGTGCGGGTTGATTGCGGCTTTCGGTGTTTCATTTTTAATGGAATTGCACCAGCGTGGCAAAGAAATCGATCTTGAAAAAATAAATAAAAATATTCTTAAGTGGATAGCAATCATCGGTGCTGTGATCGTATTCTCACTAGTGGGTAAATCTTTTCTCCAAAGTTTTCTATCGGATTTTATGTTCTCCAAAGAAGGGGAGTTGAGGGAATTTATCCAGCAAGCCGGACAACAAGGTGCTCTGCAATATCAAACACTCCTTAAAGAAAAACGTTTTGATGTATTTTGGGGTGACATGATAAAAATGTTTGTCCTCTCAGGTGCATTGCTGGGATTAATTTATTTTTATATCAAGGGAAGGAAATCGCCGACACTTGCCGCCGCCGGAATGATTTTACTTGTGACTGTTGATCTGGCAGCGGTGGATGTTAAATTTGTCAATCCCCGTCCGAGAACATCCTTCGAAGAACCACAAGCAGACGCGACTGTACAGTATCTGAATAATGATTCCTCGCTTTATAGGATATTCCCTCTCGGACGCGATGGGTCCGGTCAGGATTTATTTCAAAATAATTCTTTCATGTATCATCAACTATCATCCATTGGGGGTTACAGCCCGGCGAAAATCAGAATATATCAAGATCTGATTGAGTCAGCCCTTTATAACGGAGCCGATCCGCAATTTCCAATCAATATGAACGTTGTAAATATGCTTAACGTAAAATACCTTATAGCGCCCGGTCAATTACCCGCAAATAAGTTCCAGATGGTAAACTTCGATCAGACGAAGAAAATGTTAACTTACATAAATCCGGGTTGCTTACCGAGAGCTTGGTTTGTTGATACCGCGATTGTCGCATCATCCAAAAATGCAGTTTTTCTCCATCTTAACTCACCCGATTGGAATCCACACAAAACAGCAATTCTTGAAACTGCGCTTCCATCCGCAATCTTAAAATCTGATTCAACGAGGGTATCTGACATTCAATATCAATCCCAAAAACTGAGCATGAAAGTATTTACTGCTCAAAGCGCACTGTTGGTGGTGAGCGAAATATATTATCCTCCGGGGTGGAAAGCATTTATTGACGGGAATACTGTGGAGATTTATAAAACGAATTATGTTTTGCGTTCACTTATTATACCTGCAGGTGAGCACACAGTAGAGTTCCGGTTCGATGCTTCTATTTATGAAACCGGTTTAGCAATTACGAATGCCGGTTGGGGCATCAGCCTGTTGTTGGTTTTAGTAGGGTTGATCCAGATTCCGGCAATTAAAAAGCGAATCGGATTAGGAAAGAAAATACAGATTACCGATAATAAATCTGTTTGA
- the rpsU gene encoding 30S ribosomal protein S21, whose protein sequence is MVGIVVNENENIDRAIRRFKKKYERSGILKEVKKRSYFTKPSVKKRMEKIKAVRRAYRTNMEEM, encoded by the coding sequence ATGGTCGGTATTGTTGTAAATGAAAATGAAAACATTGACCGTGCGATCCGAAGATTCAAAAAGAAATATGAACGCTCAGGTATCCTGAAAGAAGTGAAGAAACGTTCATACTTCACCAAACCTTCCGTGAAGAAACGCATGGAGAAAATTAAAGCCGTGCGCCGTGCCTATCGCACAAATATGGAAGAGATGTAA